Proteins from a genomic interval of Scomber japonicus isolate fScoJap1 chromosome 10, fScoJap1.pri, whole genome shotgun sequence:
- the oprd1b gene encoding opioid receptor, delta 1b yields MEFTLPTPPDAVGDFTERYSVSVTPFNVTFSDDSQLVPSSSNDTIRAATRNTTSLIIAVCITALYSLICVVGLLGNVLVMYGVVRYTKMKTATNIYIFNLALADALATSTLPFQSANYLMSTWPFGELLCKVVLAIDYYNMFTSIFTLTMMSVDRYIAVCHPVRALDFRTPAKAKLINVCIWILSSAVGVPVMIMAVTTVTKQGNTSCGLRFPEPDWYWDTVMKICVFILAFVVPVLVITICYGLMILRLKSVRLLSGSKEKDRNMRRITRMVLVVVAAFIICWTPIHIFIIIKTIVHIDRTNLLVMASWHLCIALGYTNSSLNPVLYAFLDENFKRCFRDFCLPYRSRMEQNSFSRARNNTRQPASVCALETTGTPHA; encoded by the exons ATGGAGTTTACTCTCCCGACGCCTCCCGACGCCGTTGGAGATTTTACGGAGCGCTACTCGGTCTCTGTAACTCCTTTCAATGTTACATTTTCCGATGATTCTCAGCTTGTGCCTTCAAGTAGCAACGACACCATCAGGGCTGCGACCAGGAACACAACAAGTCTCATCATCGCCGTTTGTATCACGGCTCTCTACTCTCTTATCTGCGTTGTGGGACTGCTAGGGAACGTGCTTGTGATGTACGGAGTGGTCAG ATACACCAAGATGAAGACCGCCACCAACATCTACATCTTCAACTTGGCTCTCGCAGACGCTCTCGCCACCAGCACCCTCCCCTTCCAGAGCGCCAATTATCTGATGAGCACATGGCCCTTCGGGGAGCTGTTGTGTAAAGTGGTCCTTGCCATCGACTACTACAACATGTTCACCAGCATCTTCACACTCACCATGATGAGCGTTGACCGTTACATTGCGGTTTGTCATCCTGTGAGGGCACTGGACTTCCGCACGCCTGCCAAAGCCAAGCTCATCAACGTCTGCATCTGGATCCTCTCTTCTGCTGTGGGAGTCCCTGTGATGATCATGGCAGTTACCACTGTGACAAAACAAG GCAACACAAGCTGCGGACTCCGATTTCCAGAACCTGACTGGTACTGGGACACAGTGATGAAAATCTGCGTGTTCATCTTGGCCTTTGTGGTGCCCGTCCTGGTCATCACCATCTGCTACGGTTTGATGATCCTGCGGCTGAAGAGCGTCCGCCTGCTCTCTGGCTCCAAAGAGAAGGACAGGAACATGCGGCGGATCACCCGTATGGtcctggtggtggtggcagcctTCATCATCTGCTGGACTCCCATCCACATCTTTATCATCATCAAGACCATTGTGCATATTGACCGTACGAACCTCCTGGTGATGGCAAGCTGGCACCTGTGCATTGCCTTGGGTTACACCAACAGCAGCCTCAACCCCGTGCTGTATGCCTTCTTGGACGAGAACTTCAAGAGGTGCTTCAGGGATTTCTGCCTGCCATATCGCTCCCGCATGGAGCAGAACAGCTTCTCCAGAGCACGCAATAATACGAGGCAGCCTGCATCTGTTTGTGCTCTGGAAACAACAGGGACGCCGCACGCCTGA